From a region of the Verrucomicrobiota bacterium genome:
- a CDS encoding tyrosine--tRNA ligase — protein sequence MSVSGIPETIQQLRSGGAQIISESELEKKLQENRPLRVKLGVDPTAPDLHLGHAVGLSKLRQFQELGHLAVLVIGDFTTMVGDPSGRSSTRPMLSREQVLANAETYQQQAFKILDRDRTELVFNGEWFGKMNFMDVIRLNSRVTLQQMMQREDFRNRLDQGTAIFLHELQYPIMQGWDSVMIRADVELGGTDQLFNVMVGRDLQKEEGQAQQVICLLPILEGLDGVQKMSKSLNNYIGITEPPAQMFGKVMSISDELMDRYYDILLHERVPAIHPLDAKKELASRLVERFYDGAAAKAASDDFNLRFAKRDLRAADLPEVELSKLAGDLTAAVVTAYAEGFGITKSRSDARRLIEQGSVQWRGEKVNDPRITLPLQAGEILKLDKTRAVRLK from the coding sequence ATGAGTGTGAGTGGTATCCCGGAAACGATCCAGCAGCTAAGGAGCGGCGGTGCGCAAATCATCAGCGAATCGGAGCTTGAGAAAAAGCTTCAGGAAAATCGGCCCTTGCGGGTGAAGCTCGGGGTTGACCCGACGGCGCCGGACTTGCACCTGGGCCATGCGGTGGGTCTGTCCAAGCTGCGCCAGTTCCAGGAGCTTGGCCATCTTGCCGTGCTGGTCATCGGCGACTTCACCACCATGGTCGGGGACCCTTCAGGCCGCTCGAGCACCCGGCCGATGCTCAGCCGTGAGCAGGTGCTCGCAAACGCCGAAACCTACCAGCAACAAGCCTTCAAGATTCTCGACCGGGACCGCACCGAACTGGTGTTTAACGGCGAGTGGTTCGGCAAAATGAATTTTATGGACGTCATCCGGCTCAACAGCCGGGTCACACTCCAACAGATGATGCAGCGGGAAGATTTCAGGAACCGCCTCGACCAGGGAACGGCCATCTTTCTCCACGAACTGCAATACCCCATCATGCAGGGCTGGGATTCGGTAATGATCCGGGCGGACGTGGAGCTTGGCGGTACGGACCAGCTGTTCAACGTGATGGTGGGCCGCGACCTGCAAAAGGAAGAAGGGCAAGCGCAGCAAGTCATTTGCCTTCTGCCCATCCTGGAAGGATTGGACGGCGTCCAGAAGATGAGCAAGAGCCTCAATAACTACATCGGGATCACCGAGCCGCCGGCGCAGATGTTCGGAAAAGTGATGAGTATCTCCGATGAACTCATGGACCGCTACTACGATATTTTGCTGCACGAGCGCGTGCCCGCCATTCATCCGCTGGACGCCAAGAAGGAATTGGCCTCCCGCCTGGTCGAACGTTTTTACGACGGTGCCGCTGCCAAAGCCGCATCGGACGACTTCAATCTGCGCTTCGCCAAACGCGACCTGCGGGCAGCAGACCTTCCTGAGGTCGAGCTCTCGAAACTGGCCGGTGATCTGACTGCGGCCGTCGTCACGGCGTACGCGGAAGGATTTGGAATCACCAAATCCCGGAGCGATGCCCGCCGTTTGATCGAGCAAGGCAGTGTCCAATGGCGCGGCGAAAAGGTGAACGATCCCCGGATTACCTTACCGCTTCAAGCCGGGGAGATCCTCAAACTCGATAAAACCAGGGCGGTGAGGCTCAAATGA
- the rpmH gene encoding 50S ribosomal protein L34, with protein MKRTYQPSKRTRKRQHGFRARMKTKGGRATLARRRQRGRKRLLPVGTDVHYKRHTHQYTFQG; from the coding sequence ATGAAAAGAACGTACCAACCTTCAAAGCGGACCCGCAAGCGCCAGCACGGGTTTCGCGCCCGCATGAAGACAAAAGGGGGTCGTGCCACCCTGGCCCGGCGCCGGCAACGGGGTCGCAAGCGGCTTCTCCCGGTTGGAACCGACGTCCACTACAAGCGCCATACGCATCAGTACACGTTTCAGGGCTGA
- the rnpA gene encoding ribonuclease P protein component produces the protein MVREARQRFRFPRSARLTRASEFRLVKQDGKAFTGRYVVLAVFRPPDETSVRAGLVTSRRVGPAVVRNRVRRRLREIYRLNRARIGPGWWLVTIARVSASSASLAQLQQDWLRLAGRASILETS, from the coding sequence ATGGTTCGCGAGGCGCGGCAGAGGTTCCGGTTTCCGCGTTCTGCGCGCCTGACGCGCGCCTCGGAGTTCAGACTTGTCAAGCAGGATGGAAAAGCGTTCACGGGCAGGTACGTCGTTTTGGCCGTTTTCAGACCGCCGGATGAAACGAGCGTGCGTGCCGGGCTCGTGACCAGCCGGCGGGTCGGTCCGGCAGTGGTGCGGAACCGGGTGCGCCGCCGGTTGCGTGAAATTTACCGTTTGAATCGGGCACGGATCGGCCCGGGTTGGTGGCTGGTGACGATTGCCCGCGTAAGCGCGTCCTCGGCCAGCTTGGCGCAACTTCAGCAGGACTGGTTGCGGCTTGCCGGACGGGCTTCTATTTTAGAAACGAGTTAG
- the yidD gene encoding membrane protein insertion efficiency factor YidD: MSVLRFLLRAYKAVLSPAMALLTGGPGSGCRFAPTCSEYMVEAIERHGWIRGCRLGLKRLCRCHPWGGSGFDPVPEKISALRRSQ, from the coding sequence ATGTCGGTTCTGAGATTTTTGCTCCGGGCGTACAAAGCCGTCTTGTCGCCGGCCATGGCCCTGCTGACCGGCGGCCCCGGTTCCGGTTGCCGTTTTGCGCCGACCTGTTCGGAATACATGGTCGAAGCCATCGAGCGTCACGGCTGGATACGCGGCTGCCGCCTGGGGCTCAAACGGCTGTGTCGCTGCCATCCTTGGGGCGGCAGCGGTTTCGATCCCGTACCGGAGAAAATTTCAGCACTCAGGCGGAGCCAGTAA
- the yidC gene encoding membrane protein insertase YidC encodes MPRDRLTWVIVTLAAIGLLASLYWQQQDLARSRAYNEAHGIVTNPTPHASSSPVTAPAAAPPDFGNAPMETAAPASGAPDKTATLKSSVAELHFSTNDGGLADITLSQHRAEGDRPVELSMPLVPAIGAISQNPNNWRDDGYDVREDQAAGQVTLTKQVANNLTITKVYSLGAKTGLQDPYQIGLALTFQNRGNQPFTNPGYFVSTGAAQPIHQSDLPLRTVFDWYRDGKLRSINVSWFNPSSFLFFPTGPGKEVYTDTGDQILWTSVASQYFATILATQNEAGDKVWARRAPVPGGSPQQGPWLIEGALGMPGFTLQPGETRTVNFAIYGGPKEYSRLARLPNDQWRILDFGWIAPLGKLLLISLNQLHAWVKSYALAIILLTIAIRSLLWPLQNASMKSMRKMSKLSPLINDLRTKYKDDPQRMNQEMMKLYKEYGVNPLAGCFPMLVQIPIFFSFYSMLGTAIELRNSSFLWVKDLSQPDTIAYLGSFPINILPLIMVAVQLWQLQVTPKTGDPSQQRMLYITPVIFLVFCYNYASALALYWTVSTLFTVVQTYLTRRQTEPQLTKVSAAPTVAKKRSYR; translated from the coding sequence ATGCCCCGAGATCGCCTCACCTGGGTTATTGTAACCCTTGCCGCCATTGGCTTGCTGGCCTCCCTTTATTGGCAACAGCAAGACCTGGCCCGAAGCCGCGCTTACAACGAAGCGCACGGCATCGTCACCAACCCCACGCCCCACGCCAGCTCCAGCCCGGTGACCGCTCCGGCTGCAGCCCCACCGGATTTCGGCAATGCCCCGATGGAAACCGCGGCACCGGCAAGCGGGGCACCGGATAAAACGGCGACGCTCAAAAGCAGCGTGGCTGAACTGCATTTTTCCACCAATGACGGCGGTCTGGCAGACATCACGCTGTCGCAGCATCGGGCTGAGGGAGATAGACCGGTCGAGCTCAGCATGCCACTGGTTCCCGCCATTGGCGCGATCTCCCAAAACCCGAATAACTGGCGGGATGACGGCTACGACGTTCGGGAGGACCAGGCCGCCGGCCAGGTGACCCTCACCAAACAAGTCGCGAATAACCTTACGATCACGAAGGTTTATTCCCTCGGCGCCAAGACCGGTCTGCAGGATCCGTACCAGATCGGCTTGGCGTTGACTTTCCAAAACCGGGGTAACCAGCCTTTCACCAACCCCGGGTACTTCGTCAGTACCGGTGCGGCTCAGCCGATTCACCAGTCCGACCTGCCGTTGCGCACCGTTTTTGATTGGTACCGGGACGGCAAACTGCGTTCGATTAACGTCAGCTGGTTTAACCCGTCATCTTTCCTTTTTTTCCCGACCGGACCAGGCAAGGAGGTCTACACCGATACGGGCGACCAGATCCTCTGGACGTCGGTTGCCAGCCAGTATTTCGCGACCATTCTAGCCACCCAAAATGAGGCCGGCGATAAGGTCTGGGCACGGCGCGCCCCGGTACCGGGCGGTAGTCCGCAGCAAGGCCCCTGGCTGATCGAAGGCGCCCTCGGCATGCCGGGCTTCACCCTCCAGCCCGGTGAGACAAGGACCGTCAACTTCGCCATTTACGGCGGCCCCAAAGAATACAGCCGGCTCGCCAGGTTGCCGAACGACCAGTGGCGCATCCTGGATTTCGGCTGGATTGCGCCGTTGGGCAAACTGCTGCTGATCTCCCTTAACCAGCTGCACGCCTGGGTAAAGAGTTACGCTCTCGCCATCATCCTGTTGACCATCGCCATCCGCTCGCTGCTCTGGCCCCTGCAAAATGCCAGCATGAAAAGCATGCGGAAGATGTCGAAGCTTTCGCCCCTGATCAACGACTTGCGCACCAAGTACAAGGACGACCCCCAGCGCATGAACCAGGAGATGATGAAACTGTACAAGGAGTACGGCGTAAACCCGCTCGCCGGGTGTTTTCCGATGCTTGTACAGATCCCGATCTTCTTCAGCTTCTATTCGATGCTGGGTACCGCCATTGAACTGCGCAACTCCAGCTTTCTGTGGGTGAAAGACCTTTCTCAGCCCGACACGATTGCCTATCTGGGTTCCTTTCCGATCAATATTCTGCCGTTGATCATGGTCGCCGTGCAGCTCTGGCAACTCCAGGTGACGCCCAAAACGGGAGACCCATCGCAGCAACGCATGCTTTACATCACCCCCGTCATTTTCCTTGTTTTCTGCTACAACTACGCTTCGGCGCTTGCGCTGTACTGGACGGTGTCAACCTTATTCACGGTCGTTCAGACCTATTTGACCCGGCGGCAAACCGAGCCCCAACTGACCAAGGTTTCTGCGGCGCCAACAGTTGCTAAGAAAAGGAGTTATCGGTAA
- a CDS encoding single-stranded DNA-binding protein, translating to MEPREILDTMLGYLGFVAEIQEIQTENGCQLQVFTAESDVLIGREGEVLEDLQFLLNRILQAQDRNAPKVQVDVAHWRAMRDDRLRSRIRHIADTVRASGRPVKLEPMNSYDRRIVHNTLKDDPDVMSFSPSDDARIKRITIQRRKHTQ from the coding sequence ATGGAACCAAGAGAAATCCTGGATACGATGTTGGGCTATCTGGGGTTTGTCGCGGAGATCCAGGAAATCCAAACCGAGAACGGCTGCCAGCTGCAGGTGTTCACCGCCGAGAGCGATGTCCTGATCGGGCGGGAAGGCGAGGTCCTTGAAGACCTGCAATTCCTGCTCAACCGCATCCTGCAGGCGCAGGACCGCAACGCACCAAAGGTTCAGGTCGACGTTGCGCACTGGCGCGCGATGCGGGATGATCGGCTGCGCAGCCGGATCCGGCACATTGCCGATACCGTGCGCGCCTCCGGACGCCCGGTAAAACTCGAGCCGATGAACTCTTACGATCGCAGGATCGTGCACAACACGCTCAAGGATGATCCCGACGTGATGAGTTTCAGCCCCAGCGACGACGCACGGATCAAACGGATCACCATCCAGCGCCGCAAGCATACTCAGTGA